GAGGTCACGTTGAGCAGGCCCAGCCCCGGAATATCCTCCTTGAGCTGATGATAGGCGGCGATCGCTTCGGGCGCGATCGCGCCGGTGAAGACGATCGCCGCCTCCGCGCCGGGGGCTGGTCGCATCAACCAATAACCGCCCTTCAGCGCGTCCTCCTTCCACCCATCGTCCTCGCGTTCGACCTGTTCGATCGCGCGGGTGGTAAGCCGCAGATAGACCGAGCCGCCGTCCTCGGCCTGCATATGCTCGAACGCCCAGCCCATGATCAGTGCCAGCTCGTCGACAAAAGCCGGCTCGAAATAGGTCAGGCCCGGCTGGCCGATGCCGATCAGAGGGGAGTTGATCGACTGATGGGCGCCGCCCTCCGGCCCAAGCGTCACGCCCGAAGGGGTGGCGACCAGCAGGAAGCGTGCATTCTGGTAACAGCCATAGTTGAGCGCATCGAGGCCACGCGCGATGAACGGGTCATAGACCGTCCCGATCGGCATCAGTCTTGTGCCGAACAGCGGCGCCGACAGGCCCAGCGCCGCCAGCATCAGGAACAGATTATGCTCGGCAATGCCCAGCTCGATATGCTGGCCGGCGCCGTGGCCGGACCACTTCTGCGCCGACGGAATCCGGGCAGCGTGGAAGACGTCCTTCAGCTCCTGCCGGCGGAACAGGCCGCGATTGTTCACGAAGGCGCCCAGGCCGGTCGACACGGTCACGTCGGGCGCGGTGGTGACGATCCGGTCGGCCAGCGCCCGAGCAGCCGGATCTCCCGACTTCGCCAGGTCGAACAGGATGCGGCCGAAGGCGGGCTGGGTGGCCTGCTCTGCGCCCTCGGGGGCGGGTAGTACGGGCACCGGCACCGCTTCGACCGCCTTTTCGCCTGCGGCCCGGGCCAGGGGCGAGTTCGCGACGAACTCCTTCAGCACCGCCACGGTATTGTCGCCGAGGCCGCCATAAGGCGCCCATTCCTCGCCCTCGGCAATGCCAAGGCTCTCGCGCAGCCCGGCGATCTGGGTCGGGTTCATCAGGCCGGCATGGTTGTCCTTGTGGCCCGCGAACGGCAGGCCATAGCCCTTCACCGTATAGGCGATGAACATCGTCGGCTTGTCGTCACTGGCCTGGGCGAAGGCGTCGATCAGCGTCTCGATGCAATGCCCGCCCAGATTGGTCATCAGCGCGGTCAGACCGTCATCGTCGAACGAAGCGACCAGCTTCAGAGCCTTGGCGTCGCCCGCCAGATCGGCGTTCAGTCGCGCGCGCCAGGCGCCGCCGCCCTGATAGGTCAGCGCCGCATATTCGGCGTTGGGGCAATTGTCGATCCAGTCGGCGATCGCCTGTCCGCCCGGCTTGCGGAAGGCCTCGCGCTGGAGCTTGCCGTGCTTCAGGGTCAGCACCCGCCAGCCGCAGGTGCGGAAGATGTCGTCGAAGCGGTTGAACATCCGGTCCGCCGTCGTCGCGTCGAGCGACTGGCGGTTATAGTCGACGATCCACCAGCAGTTGCGGATGTCGTGCTTATAGCCCTCGATCAGCGCTTCGTAGATATTGCCCTCGTCCAGCTCGGCGTCGCCCATCAGCGCGATCATCCGGCCGGTGTTGGCCTCCGCCAGGTTGCCGTGCGCCACCAGATAGTCCTGCACCAGGCTGGCGAAGGCGGTGATCGCCACGCCCAGGCCCACCGATCCGGTCGAGAAGTCGACCGGAATCTTGTCCTTGGTGCGGCTTGGATAGCTCTGCGCGCCGCCCAGTCCACGGAAACGCTGGAGCTGGTCGAGGCTCTGGTTGCCGAGCAGATAGTGGACCGCGTGCAGCACCGGCCCGGCGTGCGGCTTCACCGCCACCTTGTCGTTCGGGCCGAGCGCGTGGAAATACAGGGCCGACATGATCGCGGTCATCGACGCGCAGCTTGCCTGGTGCCCGCCGACCTTCAGCCCGTCGCGGCTTTCGCGCAGATGATTGGCGTTGTGGATCGTCCAGCTCGATAGCCAGCGCAGCCGGACCTCGAGCGCCTCGAGCGCTGCCACGGTGGCGGGGTCCTGGGGCTTCACCTCGTGAATCATGGCCGGCTGTTCCTTGTTTCTCCGGCCAGATGGATAGCCGATCAGACCAAATGGAACATTGCGATTTCGCTGGCGGATCGCGGATTTTTGAGCATATATTGCCGTTCTAACGAGCAAACGAGACAGAATATTGCAGATATGCAGATCGATGCGATAGATCAGAAGATCCTCTCCGAACTTCAGGCCGACGGGCGCGTCACCAATCATGAGCTGGCGGGCCGGGTCGGCCTGTCGCCCAGCCCCTGTCTGCGCCGGGTGCGCCAGCTGGAAGAGGCCGGGATCATCCAGAGCTATGTGGCTCTGGTGGATGCGGCCGCGCTGGGCCTGCACGTCAGCGCCTTCGTGCGGGTCCGGCTGGACGGGCAGGACGACCGCCATCTTGCCGCCTTCGAGGCCGCCGTCGCGGACTTCCCCGAGGTGATGGAATGCTATCTCATGACCGGAGAAAGCGACTATCAGTTGCGGGTGATGGTCAGTTCGCTCGCCGCTTTCGAGGATTTCCTGCGCCAGCGGCTGACGAAGATCGCCGGCGTCTCCCAGGTGACGTCCAGCTTTGCCCTGCGGCCGGTGGTCTATCGCACCGCGATCCCGGTGGATGCCGCGCGATGATCGAATCCATCGCCCATCTCGGCCTGCTCGACGATGAGGATATCGGGCTCGACAGTGCCGCCCTAGAGCTGAGCGCGCTCGACCATGAGGGTCTCGATCTCGCGCCCTATGCGGCCCGGCTCGACGGCCATGGCGCGGAGCTGGCGGCGATCGCCGGGGAAGCGGAATCGGCGCTCGATCAGGCCGGGCTGCTCGCCCGCATTCTGGCCGAACGGCATGGCTTCCGGGGAGACCGGGACAGCTATGACGCTCCGCTCAACGCCGATCTGATCCGCGTGCTCGATCGGCAGCAGGGCCTGCCGGTCGCCCTCTCGATCCTCTATGTCGGCCTCGCCCGCCGGGTCGGCTGGCGCGCGGACGCGCTCAACACGCCGGGCCATGTTCTGGTGCGGGTCGGCCCCGACGATGGATCGGTGGTGATCGATCCCTTCCACGACGGCCGGCTTGTCACCCATGACATATTGCTCAATCTGGTGCGCCAGTCGCTTGGGCCCCAGGCCGACTATGATCCGCGCCATCTCGCGCCGATGTCGAACCGGATGACCCTGGTGCGGCTGCTGCTCAACCAGGCGACCCGCGCGGAAAAGGCCCGTGACCATGGCCGCGCGCTGGTCCTCTACCAGCGCATCGTCACGGTCGCGCCGTCGCACGGTCAGGGCTGGTGGGATCTCGCCCGCCTCCAGCTCGGCGCCGGGCGGGTCGAGGAGGCGCGCAGCAGCCTGAGTTCGATGCTGGAGGTGACGCGCGATCCCGATAGCCGGGCGCATATCGCGGCGGCGTTGGAGGCGCTGGCGGGGAAGTGATCCGAGGCCCAATATTCACCGCACCGTGAACAGCACCTGATCCACCGTCCGTCCCACAGGATCGGCAAGCACCAGCCGATGTGCGCCCGGCCCCGGCAGCACCAGCGGCTGCGCCCCGGCAGGGCCGATATCCTTGCGGTCGAGCAGCAGCCGATGGCCCGCGACCGCACCTGACACGAGGATGCGGATGCGCTGGCGATCGATCGGGATGTCGGGATCGAGCGCGTAGATGCTGCCAGAGACGGGGCTGGCGATCCGTGCGCGGCGCGCCTCGGGCGGCGCGGCGCCGAAAACGGGCTGGGCCGTGCCGCGCAGGAAATATTCGGTACGCGGCGGCTCGATGGCGCTCGCAAAGCGCACCGTTCGGCTTTCCACATCATGGGGCTTCGCCGGGCGGGGCGGCGCGCCTGTGCGGTGGAGCGCGAGCATGATCTCGCGCCACACCGGCGCCGCGCCGCTGGTGCCGGAAACGGCGCGCATCGAATCCCCCTCCAGATTGCCGATCCACACCGCGACGGTGAACCGGCTGCTGAAGCCGACGCACCAATTGTCGCGCATCGCCTTGGAGGTGCCGGTCTTGACTGCCGCCCAGAAGGGCAGGCGCAGCGCGCTGTCGAGCCCGAAGGTGCCCGCGCGCGCGCCGGGATCGGACAGGATGTCGGCGGTTATCCACGCGCCGGCCGGGCTTATCACCGGGCGCAGCGGCTGCTGCGCATCGCTGGGGCGCAGCCGGGCGGCGGACCAGCGGCCGCCATTGGCGAGCGCGCGATAGGCATTGGCCTGTTCGGCGAGCGTGACCTCGGCCGATCCGAGCGCCAGCGAGAAGCCGTAATAGTCGCCATCCTCGGTCAGCCCGGCATAACCCAGGTCCCATAGCCGGTCGCGGAAGGCGTTGACCCCGACCAGCAGCAGGGTGCGTACTGCCGGCACGTTGAGCGATGCGGCGAGCGCCGAGCGCGCCGAGACCGGCCCCCGGAAGCTGCGGTCGTAATTCTGCGGGATGTAGAGGCCGGAGGCGGTGTCGAGCTGGACCGGGCTGTCGTCGAGGATCGACGCGGCGGTGAGATAGCCGCGTTCGATCGCGGCGGCGTAGAGGAAGGGCTTGAGCGTCGAGCCCGCCTGGCGCGGCGCATTGGCGCCGTCGACCGCCGCCGCGGTCGATCCGCCGCCCACCCCGCCGACATAGGCCAGCGTGTCGCCGGTCGCATTGTCGAGGACGATCACCGCGCCGTCGCGGGCGCGCTGGTCGCCCAGGCCGATCAGCTGGCGCGACAGCGCGGTGATGGCGATGCGCTGGATCGGGGCGTCGAGCGTCGTCGTCACCCGCATGCCGGGCTTGTCGATCAGTCGCTGGGCGAGATGCGGCGCCAGTTCCGGGTCGATCCGCAGCCGCCGCGCGCTGCCCAGCGCGGTGGCCGCGATCGCCTTGATCGCGGGGCAATCGCCGCGCCGCATCGCGCAGGCGCGGCGCGCGACCCGTTCTGGCGGTGCCTGCGGATCGGGCAGCAGCGCGGCGATCAGCAGCGCCTCGTCGCGCGACAGCCGGGCAGGGGGCTTGCCGAACATCTGCTCGCTTGCCGCCATGATCCCCTGCGCCTCGCCGCGAAAGCCGGCCAGGTTGAGATAGGCTTCGAGGATTTCGTCCTTCGACCAGCGATGCTCGATCGCCATCGCCCCGCGCATCTGGCGTGCCTTCTGCCAGTAGTTGCGCGATCCCGGCCGGGCGAGGTCGGGCGATAGGAACGCCGCAAGCTGCATTGTGATGGTCGATGCCCCGCGCGCGCGCCGGCCCGAAAGCCGGTCGCGGATCGATCCGGCCACCGCCAGCCAGTCGACACCGCCATGTTCGCGGAAGCGCCGATCCTCGGCGGCGATCACGGCCTTCGCCAGCGCAGGGGCGGTCTCGCCAAGCGGCACCCAGCCGAGCCGCCGCCGGCTGAAATCGACCCGCATGCTGTCGAGCAGCAAGCCGTTGCGGTCGTAGAGCCAGGCTTCGGTGGGATGCCAGGTGGCGCGGACCGTCCGGAAGTCGGGTGTGATGGGCGGCCATGTCGCGATATAGAGCAGCGCCGCCAGCGCGAGCGGCACGATCCACAGCAGTTTAGGGAAGCCCCTCCCCTTCAGGGGAGGGGTTGGGGTGGGGCCTATCCCCATAAGCCGTACTCGCGGACAAGCCCCACCCCCAACCCCTCCCCTAAAGGGGAGGGGAGAAAAGCCGATCGCCTCACCGTGGGGATACCGACACCAGCCTGTTGGGCAGCGCCGCGCGGATTTCGGGCGAGTACATCGCCTGTACGCGGGTCGGCGGAAGCCGGAAGCGCCCGGCGGCGTTCAGCCGCACCGCATATTCGACGGTGAAGCGTCCGCGCGGCACCCATTCGAAATAGCCGCGCCATGCGTCCTGCCCGCGCTCGACATAGGAGGGCTGGATGCCTTCGCCACCGCTCGCCTGTGCTGCGAGCGTCGCCGATTGGCCGCCCAGGTCGCCCACGATCGTCGCCCCGGCCGGGATCGGATCGTCGAGCACCACCCAGTTGCGCTCGGCCCCCGCCTCGACCGTCAGGCGGACGCGCAGCACGTCGCCCCTGCTCAGCCGGTTGGGGGTGCGCTGCTGGATGGCGCTCACTTCGCGGCTGACCCGATAGCCGGCGAAGAAGGCCTGCTTGAGCGGAACGGCGGCAGAGACCTGCACCTGCGCCCAGGGGCCGGCCTCTCCGGGATGCGACAGGCTGAGCGGAGCTCCTGCGCGTGGCAGCGGGAAGCGCAGCAGCGTGGGCCCGGACGAGGGCCAGGACGCCGTGCGCGACACGCCGAGCAGGCCGAGCCGGGTCGTTCCGCTGATCGCGGCTGGCGGATACAGCGCCGTGAACTTGCGCGCCGCCACCACGCCCCAGGCATTGGCGGTGGTGGTGTCCCAATGGCCGCGCTGCTGGCGGAGCGCGGCACCGACCAGCAGGCGGGGCAGGTCGTCCTGCCAGCCCGGCCGCCCGGCCAGCACCGCGACCATGCGGTTGGCGGTCTCGTCGCCCGAGCTCATCATCCACCAGGGCGCGTTGGCATTGTCGATCAGGTCGAACCGTGATCCCTCATAGGCGATGCGGCGGCGCAGTTCGGCCTCGGCGGCGGTGATCGCGGCTGGGTCGCTGCCCGGCGTGCGGTGCAGTGCTACCACCCAGTCGAGCAGCGAGGCGCTCTGCATATCGGCGGGCGCCATGCCGATCTGGCCGAACAGTGCCGGGTCGCCCGCGCCGTTGCGGGCCAGGGCGGCGAGGGCGGCGAGCTTCTCGATCCGGTTGTCGGCTTGCCAGGCAGTATCGCGGGTCAGCCGTCCCTCGACAACCGCACGCAGCGCACCTAGCAGCCGTTGCCGCTCGGCCTCGGGCAGCGGGAAGCCCATCTCGGCGGTGATCGACAGCGCATAGGCGGTCAGCGCGATCGATCCTTCCATCCGCTCCTCGGGGAAGTAGCGCAGCAATCCGTCGCGATCGAGATAGGCGGGCATGTCGGCGGCGAGCCGGTTCCATGCCGCCACATCCTCAACCGCCACCGCCTTGGACAGGCGCTGTTCGAAGCAGTTGTAGAGATAGTCGCGCATATAGCGGCGTACCCCGTCCAGCGGCGGGGTCAGGCTGTCGGTCAGCCGCACCTCGACCGCGCCGAAACCAGGCAGCGCCCCCGCCGGCGGGGTGAGCGGGATCAGCGATTGCGGCCCGACGCGCAGCAATGTTGCCGCCCAGACGTCGACGGGGACCGCCGGGACGACGCTCTGGCCCACGGTCAGCCGGTCCCCGGCGCGCCCGTCGGCCGAGCGCGCGTCGATCGTCCAGGTGAGCTTGTCGATCCCGCGCGGCGCATTGAGCCACCAGGTCACCGATTGCGCGCCTCCGGCCGGCAGTGTCACCTTCAGCGGTGGTCCCTTCGCGACGCTGGGGTTGACCGTGACCCGCGCCGTCACCGTCATCGGCCGGTTGGAGCCGTTGCGTAGCGTGAAGCTCGCGCCATAGCGGTCGCCCGATCGCACCAGCGGCGCCAGCCCCGAGTAGATGCTGAGATCCTGCTGGGTGCGGACCGTCGCCGCTCCCGTGCCGAAGCTTCCCGCGCCCGCCGTCGCCACCGCCACCATGCGGAAGGAGGAGAGCGAGTCCGACAGCGGCACCGTGACCCGAGCCACGCCCCTGGCATCGAGCGGCACCCGGCCCTTCCACAGCAGCACCGGGCGAAAATCCTCCCGGTTCACCTGGCTGAGATCGCCGCCGCCACCGCCCGCGGCGACCGCCTTGCGGCCATAATGGCGCTTGCCCACCACCTGCATCTGTGCGGTCGAAGTGAGTACGGCGAGGGCACGCTGTCCCATCATCGCGTCGAGCAGCTTCCAGCTCTCATTGGGAGCAAGGGCGAGCAGCGCCTCGTCGATCGCGACGAAGGCGATCTCGGCGGCGCGCGGCGGCTTGCCGTAGGGATCGGTGACCGTCACCGCCACCTGCGCCCTATCGCGCACATGATATTGCGGCTTGTCGGTGCGGACGTCGACCGCCAGCCGGTGCCGGTCCCAGCCCACGTCGATCTTCGCCACCCCCATGCGGAAGCTCGGCTTGGCGAGGTCGACCAGCGCGGTCGGCTTGGCGGCCAGCTCCTGGAAGAAGGGCAGGTGCCATTTGCGCGCGAACTCGGCCAGCCACAGCCGCCAGCCCGCCACCCGCCCGCGTACCGCCAGCACCGATACATAGACGTCGGGCGCATAATAGCCCTGCAGCGGCACCTCGATCACCGGGTCCTTGCCCGACAAATTTGTCACGAAGCTCGACAGCACGCCCTCGCGCTCGACCGTCACCAGCGCGGTCGCGGAGCGGAAGGGCATGCGGACCTGGAAGCGCGCCGTGTCGGTCGATTTGTACTCGCGCTGCTCGGGAATCACGTCCATGCGGTCGCCATTGTCGCCGCCGAACCACCAGTCGTCCCCGGCGAGCCAGACGGATGTGACCGCGCGCGCCTCGTTGCCGGCCCCGTCGCGCACCGTCGCCACCGCATAGACTTCGCCCGAGACGCCCGGATCGATCTTGCAGGACGCGAGGCCCCGGACGTCGGTGAGGACGGTGCAGCTCGGCTCCAGCCGCGTCACCTTGGCGTTGTTCTCATAGGCATAGAAGCCGCCGACCAGCCGCCGCCGCGACGACATGATCTCGCGGCTGTACAGCCTCACGCTGACGCTGCGGCCCCGCACCGGCTTGCCGTCCAGGTCGAGCGCGACCAGCTTCAGGCGCAGATCGTCCTTCTTCATCATCCAGCCGTCGGTCCTGATGCCGAGCCGGATGTTGGCGGGGTTGAGCGCGATGCGCTGGCTCGCGGTCAGGGTTTCGCCATTGGCGTCGGGATAGTCCATCTCGACGGTCATGGTCGCGCCGTCGCGGACGCTGGCGGGGATGGCGATGGTGCTGCGCCCGGCGCCCTGGCGGTCCAGGTTGAGTGCCAGCAGCTGGACGGCGGGCAGCGGCGTCGCCATGTCGCGATTATCGTCGTCGAGCGGGGTCACGCCCTCCACCAGCCGGTCGCCGCCGAAGGTCCAGCCGTCCCAGCCTTTCGGGCTCGTCGCCGTCCGGTCGAAGCTGGCGCGGACCTGCACCGGCAGATTGGCCGCGCCGCCGCCGGCCAGATAGCCGACATAGAGGTTCACCGGGACGCTCTTCGGCCGCACCAGCGCATCCTTGGGGCCGCTGACGGTCGCCCGCATCGTCGGCAGCCGATATTCGTCGACGCGCACCGATTGCGATGCGTAGATCGTCTCCTCGCCGACGATCAGCGACAGGTCGTAATCGCCTTGCGGCGTGCCCTTGGGCGCAGTCCAGTCGGTCAGCGCGATGCCGTCGCGGCCCACCGCGATCGGGATGTCATATTTGGTGTCCGAGCCGCGATGGGCGAGGCGCAGCGTGCCTTTCAGCGCCATCGGCGCGAAGCCGGTCGCGATCGGCCGGCGCAGCACATGCTTCATGTGGACCGTCTCGCCCGCGCGCATCAGCGTGCGGTCGAAGATGGTGTGGAAGATCAGCGGGCGATCCTCCCATTCGAACGGCATGTCGAAATCATAGGGGCTCAGCCCCTTGTCCCAGCTCGTCAGCACGAAGCTGAAATCGCCGTCCTTCCGCGCCGAGACCATCAGCGGATGGCCGTCGCCCTGGCAGGAACCATAGGTCTGCGGCTGCGGCAGTTTCGATCGGATCAGCAGCCGGCCCGATCCGTCGGTCACGCCGCGCGCCAGCATCTTACCGGTGCAACTGTCGCTCAATTGCACCGCCGCGCCCGCGACCGGCTCGGCGCTGTCGAGCCGGGTAACCCAGGCGAGCGAACCGGCCTGGCCCCATTTGAAATGCACCGCCATGTTGGTGACGAGAGCGCCCGCCGCCACATAGCGGGTAGCATTGCGGCCCAGCAGTGCCCGGCCCAGCAGGGGGCTCGCCATTTCGACGACATAGAAGCCGGGCTTGCCGAGGGGGATTCCGACCACCTCGAACGCCTTGCCCTTGCCGGGCAGCGCCACGCTGGTCGGCCTCAGCCCGGGCTGATCGCCGAGCAGCGGCGTATCGCGGGTGCGGTTGATCCAGACGTCCGA
The sequence above is drawn from the Rhizorhabdus dicambivorans genome and encodes:
- the pbpC gene encoding penicillin-binding protein 1C translates to MGIGPTPTPPLKGRGFPKLLWIVPLALAALLYIATWPPITPDFRTVRATWHPTEAWLYDRNGLLLDSMRVDFSRRRLGWVPLGETAPALAKAVIAAEDRRFREHGGVDWLAVAGSIRDRLSGRRARGASTITMQLAAFLSPDLARPGSRNYWQKARQMRGAMAIEHRWSKDEILEAYLNLAGFRGEAQGIMAASEQMFGKPPARLSRDEALLIAALLPDPQAPPERVARRACAMRRGDCPAIKAIAATALGSARRLRIDPELAPHLAQRLIDKPGMRVTTTLDAPIQRIAITALSRQLIGLGDQRARDGAVIVLDNATGDTLAYVGGVGGGSTAAAVDGANAPRQAGSTLKPFLYAAAIERGYLTAASILDDSPVQLDTASGLYIPQNYDRSFRGPVSARSALAASLNVPAVRTLLLVGVNAFRDRLWDLGYAGLTEDGDYYGFSLALGSAEVTLAEQANAYRALANGGRWSAARLRPSDAQQPLRPVISPAGAWITADILSDPGARAGTFGLDSALRLPFWAAVKTGTSKAMRDNWCVGFSSRFTVAVWIGNLEGDSMRAVSGTSGAAPVWREIMLALHRTGAPPRPAKPHDVESRTVRFASAIEPPRTEYFLRGTAQPVFGAAPPEARRARIASPVSGSIYALDPDIPIDRQRIRILVSGAVAGHRLLLDRKDIGPAGAQPLVLPGPGAHRLVLADPVGRTVDQVLFTVR
- a CDS encoding transketolase translates to MIHEVKPQDPATVAALEALEVRLRWLSSWTIHNANHLRESRDGLKVGGHQASCASMTAIMSALYFHALGPNDKVAVKPHAGPVLHAVHYLLGNQSLDQLQRFRGLGGAQSYPSRTKDKIPVDFSTGSVGLGVAITAFASLVQDYLVAHGNLAEANTGRMIALMGDAELDEGNIYEALIEGYKHDIRNCWWIVDYNRQSLDATTADRMFNRFDDIFRTCGWRVLTLKHGKLQREAFRKPGGQAIADWIDNCPNAEYAALTYQGGGAWRARLNADLAGDAKALKLVASFDDDGLTALMTNLGGHCIETLIDAFAQASDDKPTMFIAYTVKGYGLPFAGHKDNHAGLMNPTQIAGLRESLGIAEGEEWAPYGGLGDNTVAVLKEFVANSPLARAAGEKAVEAVPVPVLPAPEGAEQATQPAFGRILFDLAKSGDPAARALADRIVTTAPDVTVSTGLGAFVNNRGLFRRQELKDVFHAARIPSAQKWSGHGAGQHIELGIAEHNLFLMLAALGLSAPLFGTRLMPIGTVYDPFIARGLDALNYGCYQNARFLLVATPSGVTLGPEGGAHQSINSPLIGIGQPGLTYFEPAFVDELALIMGWAFEHMQAEDGGSVYLRLTTRAIEQVEREDDGWKEDALKGGYWLMRPAPGAEAAIVFTGAIAPEAIAAYHQLKEDIPGLGLLNVTSPDLLHRGWSARQAARWQGGSSERSHVETLLRDLSPDAGLVTIIDGSPSTLSWLGGVRGQKVGALGLDRFGQTGDLPDLYRTYRLDAEAIADAAAELFLED
- a CDS encoding Lrp/AsnC family transcriptional regulator, coding for MQIDAIDQKILSELQADGRVTNHELAGRVGLSPSPCLRRVRQLEEAGIIQSYVALVDAAALGLHVSAFVRVRLDGQDDRHLAAFEAAVADFPEVMECYLMTGESDYQLRVMVSSLAAFEDFLRQRLTKIAGVSQVTSSFALRPVVYRTAIPVDAAR
- a CDS encoding alpha-2-macroglobulin family protein; protein product: MRGLLLRLAPVLLMLGSVASSQGGGPTIVSAAPGGSANAIRNFTIRFSAPMVPLGEPRARGPFDIACPVAGVGRWTDQQGYDYEFSEPLPGGVRCTLTLRAGLKGLDGAPLLGPATRYVLDTSAPDVRAILPARYEGAIQQDQSFLIATNVPADRASVAREAYCAVDGIGEKLPVDLLPPDVPGKLIAGLPNNYQLRSFLEEAGLTLDKAKAPGGTRTLIALRCRRPLPPGRDMALIWPNAITGNGRAALETKRFDYRVIDEFTARFECSRTNPRAGCNPVEPAYVRFSAPVPRATAAAIRIRLADGAQLAPTGFDEGDGNRSSPTVQSAKFQISSDRKATTATVLLPAAVRDENGRPLANARRFPLAVRFDAAPPLAKFAAPFGILEAAEGGVLPLTVRAVEPKLAGKRIALSGKTLRLGQSDGEIAAWLRRLDDAEESEFVRENEDSDVWINRTRDTPLLGDQPGLRPTSVALPGKGKAFEVVGIPLGKPGFYVVEMASPLLGRALLGRNATRYVAAGALVTNMAVHFKWGQAGSLAWVTRLDSAEPVAGAAVQLSDSCTGKMLARGVTDGSGRLLIRSKLPQPQTYGSCQGDGHPLMVSARKDGDFSFVLTSWDKGLSPYDFDMPFEWEDRPLIFHTIFDRTLMRAGETVHMKHVLRRPIATGFAPMALKGTLRLAHRGSDTKYDIPIAVGRDGIALTDWTAPKGTPQGDYDLSLIVGEETIYASQSVRVDEYRLPTMRATVSGPKDALVRPKSVPVNLYVGYLAGGGAANLPVQVRASFDRTATSPKGWDGWTFGGDRLVEGVTPLDDDNRDMATPLPAVQLLALNLDRQGAGRSTIAIPASVRDGATMTVEMDYPDANGETLTASQRIALNPANIRLGIRTDGWMMKKDDLRLKLVALDLDGKPVRGRSVSVRLYSREIMSSRRRLVGGFYAYENNAKVTRLEPSCTVLTDVRGLASCKIDPGVSGEVYAVATVRDGAGNEARAVTSVWLAGDDWWFGGDNGDRMDVIPEQREYKSTDTARFQVRMPFRSATALVTVEREGVLSSFVTNLSGKDPVIEVPLQGYYAPDVYVSVLAVRGRVAGWRLWLAEFARKWHLPFFQELAAKPTALVDLAKPSFRMGVAKIDVGWDRHRLAVDVRTDKPQYHVRDRAQVAVTVTDPYGKPPRAAEIAFVAIDEALLALAPNESWKLLDAMMGQRALAVLTSTAQMQVVGKRHYGRKAVAAGGGGGDLSQVNREDFRPVLLWKGRVPLDARGVARVTVPLSDSLSSFRMVAVATAGAGSFGTGAATVRTQQDLSIYSGLAPLVRSGDRYGASFTLRNGSNRPMTVTARVTVNPSVAKGPPLKVTLPAGGAQSVTWWLNAPRGIDKLTWTIDARSADGRAGDRLTVGQSVVPAVPVDVWAATLLRVGPQSLIPLTPPAGALPGFGAVEVRLTDSLTPPLDGVRRYMRDYLYNCFEQRLSKAVAVEDVAAWNRLAADMPAYLDRDGLLRYFPEERMEGSIALTAYALSITAEMGFPLPEAERQRLLGALRAVVEGRLTRDTAWQADNRIEKLAALAALARNGAGDPALFGQIGMAPADMQSASLLDWVVALHRTPGSDPAAITAAEAELRRRIAYEGSRFDLIDNANAPWWMMSSGDETANRMVAVLAGRPGWQDDLPRLLVGAALRQQRGHWDTTTANAWGVVAARKFTALYPPAAISGTTRLGLLGVSRTASWPSSGPTLLRFPLPRAGAPLSLSHPGEAGPWAQVQVSAAVPLKQAFFAGYRVSREVSAIQQRTPNRLSRGDVLRVRLTVEAGAERNWVVLDDPIPAGATIVGDLGGQSATLAAQASGGEGIQPSYVERGQDAWRGYFEWVPRGRFTVEYAVRLNAAGRFRLPPTRVQAMYSPEIRAALPNRLVSVSPR
- a CDS encoding SirB1 family protein, with the protein product MIESIAHLGLLDDEDIGLDSAALELSALDHEGLDLAPYAARLDGHGAELAAIAGEAESALDQAGLLARILAERHGFRGDRDSYDAPLNADLIRVLDRQQGLPVALSILYVGLARRVGWRADALNTPGHVLVRVGPDDGSVVIDPFHDGRLVTHDILLNLVRQSLGPQADYDPRHLAPMSNRMTLVRLLLNQATRAEKARDHGRALVLYQRIVTVAPSHGQGWWDLARLQLGAGRVEEARSSLSSMLEVTRDPDSRAHIAAALEALAGK